One stretch of Brachyhypopomus gauderio isolate BG-103 chromosome 8, BGAUD_0.2, whole genome shotgun sequence DNA includes these proteins:
- the gdf5 gene encoding growth/differentiation factor 5: MKVLTRLPLLLGCWTLLYLNFIPETISFAGPTQSKRVGHTQNKVTRESAGTSRLMVTNNEGTGRKDPNSVKISRIRTGHPLIREEAIRVKPVTPVTNAQTILTRASVHLGRKEAARSWTPRDASVLQQLNHHARRSPSAHSKGNAGTRTAAAPAAVQAGHPKLTAQKGLSPAAQRSVQSKGKLDEKEASRHPLVIPHDYMLSLYWSLSTGEVNTSVLHEAGMANTITSFVDKGQDEHLPLLSRQRYYFNISSLEKEGLLGAELRILRKPFLDTLKAPQTEGLTSLRLYTCATGKQRATLLHSQPIEDHNLPKWEVFDIWKLFKNFRNTVQLCFELEAVVRSRQLDLRSVGMGRSGRQTKEKAFLVVYGHTKKRGLFYNEIKARSGHDNKTVYEYLFTQRRMRRAPMARAKKPPKNQKARCNRKQLHVNFKEMGWDDWIIAPLEYEAFHCDGVCDFPIRSHLEPTNHAIIQTLMNSMDPRSTPPTCCVPTRLSPISILYIDSANNVVYKQYEDMVVESCGCR; this comes from the exons ATGAAAGTTCTGACTCGTCTCCCTCTTTTATTGGGATGTTGGACTCTTTTATATCTGAACTTTATCCCAGAGACGATCTCCTTTGCAGGACCAACGCAGAGCAAAAGGGTTGgtcacacacaaaataaagtaACCAGGGAAAGCGCCGGCACATCCAGGTTAATGGTGACAAATAACGAAGGAACGGGTCGGAAAGACCCGAACAGTGTGAAGATCTCACGAATCAGAACGGGCCATCCTTTGATAAGAGAAGAAGCCATCAGAGTGAAGCCCGTGACACCAGTGACAAACGCGCAGACGATTCTCACAAGGGCGTCAGTTCATTTAGGACGCAAGGAGGCTGCGCGCTCCTGGACACCCCGGGACGCGTCTGTCCTCCAACAACTGAACCATCACGCACGTAGGAGTCCGAGCGCACACAGTAAAGGAAATGCGGGCACAAGAACTGCGGCCGCACCAGCTGCGGTTCAGGCTGGCCACCCGAAACTAACAGCTCAAAAGGGTCTCTCTCCGGCGGCGCAAAGAAGCGTTCAGTCAAAAGGCAAGCTGGACGAGAAGGAGGCATCCAGACACCCGTTGGTGATCCCGCATGACTACATGTTGTCACTTTATTGGTCACTGTCTACTGGGGAAGTCAACACCAGCGTCCTGCACGAAGCAGGAATGGCAAATACCATCACTAGTTTTGTGGACAAAGGACAAG ATGAGCACTTGCCCTTGTTAAGCCGGCAGAGGTACTACTTCAACATCAGCTCTCTGGAGAAGGAGGGTTTGCTGGGGGCCGAATTACGCATTCTTCGGAAACCATTTCTGGACACTCTTAAAGCCCCACAAACAGAAGGCCTGACTTCTCTGAGACTGTATACCTGTGCAACAGGTAAGCAGAGGGCCACACTGCTTCATTCCCAGCCAATCGAGGATCACAATCTCCCAAAATGGGAGGTGTTTGACATCTGGAAACTCTTCAAGAACTTCAGGAACACAGTCCAACTTTGTTTTGAGCTGGAGGCTGTGGTTCGTAGCAGACAGCTGGATCTAAGATCAGTAGGCATGGGTCGCTCAGGCAGACAGACAAAGGAGAAGGCCTTTTTGGTGGTGTATGGCCACACAAAAAAGCGTGGGCTCTTCTACAATGAGATCAAAGCTCGCTCGGGCCATGACAATAAGACAGTTTATGAGTATCTCTTCACCCAGCGCAGGATGCGCAGAGCGCCCATGGCTCGGGCCAAGAAACCACCCAAGAACCAGAAGGCCCGGTGCAACCGCAAGCAGCTGCATGTGAATTTCAAGGAGATGGGCTGGGACGACTGGATCATCGCCCCTCTGGAGTATGAGGCCTTCCACTGTGATGGCGTCTGTGATTTCCCCATTCGCTCTCACCTTGAGCCCACCAATCACGCCATCATCCAGACTCTTATGAACTCCATGGATCCTCGGTCCACACCACCTACCTGCTGTGTCCCAACCAGACTTAGTCCGATCAGTATCCTGTACATTGACTCTGCCAATAATGTGGTGTACAAGCAATATGAGGACATGGTAGTAGAGAGTTGTGGCTGCAGGTAG